A genomic segment from Candidatus Lernaella stagnicola encodes:
- a CDS encoding SGNH/GDSL hydrolase family protein, translating into MRRRFKQYGLIVLALALCLAAGALLARIVGSLPLFSGTPLQDQRLELIEPHGAVARLENGLKLPPGATLRIHDPSLPPKHQRLVLRLEKTAPVPAEIGVVTQDVVISSPLDDEMLPGKPFEVDIVPQGDEAVFHHDGNDYLRARRADIEARSFFVYARWAPLLVHELRLENTLTGRTALHVSFPDRTRKKILRWLGGVVFIVLLFLIELAVARATHVSPRSLALSWTLTTFPPLGLAAAAVDTPFAPHVAWPALWLWLFLRARFWVLRSRLPFTGTHRLSSAFIALAGLGALTFTFVTSAPAVVVAAWALAAAVIVTMRLDLEVTWRRAVGTLGPFLAVFLPIVLTARLGDPFRWFLPLGVLAMTIPVSHHRKSLRAYGALMLILVVASLALAEWTLGQTELRRHLQPHRIGDDYQTDKLLYWVPKNLFGYADSFPYKHTKDVRAVRFRGHEDAPLEKAPGRLRIMTLGGSNVWGDGQPSNDTAFSGLLETNLREAGHDVEVLNAGVRGFNSFQVMVLYTEYAARYRPDLVVIYMGFNDHTNPRGLFTVRQLWESARSESWVRRMQRGLSHSLLYNGYSRLIVAGRQRLAMQLGRDFLRGTNPLSDIRANLRDVIDLTRNQGGKVLLASEFHGQNWTDHNNDRRQLDIRRVLRELAEAEGFPYLDAWSYFAAKPQPLDYVWPHDPVHFNDAGHADMARLLQRALIENDLL; encoded by the coding sequence GTGCGCCGTCGGTTCAAGCAATACGGCTTAATCGTTCTTGCGCTTGCCCTTTGCCTCGCCGCCGGCGCGCTTCTGGCCCGCATCGTCGGTTCCTTGCCCCTGTTCTCAGGAACTCCGCTTCAAGACCAACGACTCGAATTAATCGAACCCCACGGCGCGGTCGCCCGGCTGGAAAACGGACTCAAACTGCCGCCCGGCGCGACGCTGCGCATTCACGATCCCAGCCTGCCGCCCAAGCACCAACGCCTCGTCCTCCGCCTGGAAAAAACGGCCCCGGTGCCGGCGGAAATCGGCGTGGTCACCCAGGACGTGGTCATCAGCAGCCCGCTCGATGACGAAATGCTTCCCGGTAAGCCCTTTGAAGTTGACATCGTGCCGCAAGGTGACGAAGCCGTTTTTCACCACGATGGAAACGACTACCTGAGGGCGCGGCGCGCTGATATCGAGGCGCGCAGTTTTTTCGTGTACGCCAGATGGGCGCCCTTGCTCGTCCACGAATTGCGTCTCGAAAACACACTGACCGGCCGCACCGCGCTCCACGTTTCCTTTCCGGACCGCACACGAAAGAAAATCCTCCGATGGTTGGGCGGCGTCGTTTTCATCGTCCTGCTTTTTCTAATCGAACTCGCCGTAGCCCGCGCAACCCACGTAAGCCCACGCTCGCTCGCCCTTAGCTGGACACTGACCACCTTCCCGCCCCTCGGCCTTGCCGCGGCGGCGGTCGATACCCCCTTCGCCCCTCACGTCGCGTGGCCCGCCCTATGGCTGTGGCTGTTCTTGCGCGCCCGATTCTGGGTCCTGCGCTCCCGGCTACCCTTCACGGGCACGCACCGGCTTTCCTCGGCCTTCATCGCCCTGGCCGGGTTGGGTGCGTTGACTTTCACCTTCGTTACAAGTGCACCGGCGGTTGTCGTGGCGGCCTGGGCCCTCGCCGCGGCCGTAATCGTCACCATGCGCTTGGATCTCGAGGTGACCTGGCGTCGAGCGGTCGGAACGTTGGGTCCCTTTCTGGCGGTGTTCCTTCCCATCGTGTTGACGGCGCGCCTGGGCGACCCCTTCCGCTGGTTCCTACCGCTGGGCGTTCTGGCGATGACGATTCCCGTCTCCCACCACCGCAAAAGTCTGCGGGCCTATGGCGCATTGATGCTCATCCTGGTGGTCGCCTCGCTCGCCCTGGCCGAATGGACCCTCGGCCAAACGGAGCTTCGCCGACACCTGCAACCGCATCGCATCGGCGACGACTACCAAACCGACAAGCTGCTGTATTGGGTGCCGAAGAACCTCTTTGGGTATGCCGACTCGTTTCCCTACAAACACACCAAGGATGTGCGGGCCGTGCGGTTCCGCGGCCACGAAGACGCGCCGCTCGAAAAAGCCCCCGGCCGCCTGCGAATCATGACCCTCGGCGGGTCCAACGTGTGGGGCGACGGCCAGCCCTCGAACGACACGGCCTTTTCGGGCTTGCTCGAAACCAATCTGCGCGAGGCCGGACACGACGTGGAAGTCCTCAACGCCGGTGTGCGCGGTTTCAACAGCTTCCAAGTCATGGTGCTTTACACGGAGTACGCGGCGCGCTACCGCCCCGACTTGGTGGTGATCTACATGGGCTTCAACGACCACACGAACCCTCGCGGCCTTTTCACGGTGCGTCAATTGTGGGAGAGCGCGCGCAGCGAATCGTGGGTGCGGCGGATGCAACGGGGATTGAGTCACAGCCTGCTCTACAATGGATACTCTCGCTTGATCGTCGCCGGCCGCCAGCGCCTGGCCATGCAACTCGGCCGCGATTTTCTACGCGGCACCAACCCCCTCTCCGACATCCGGGCCAACTTGCGTGACGTGATCGACTTGACGCGCAATCAAGGCGGCAAGGTTTTGCTGGCCTCGGAATTCCACGGCCAAAACTGGACCGACCATAATAACGATCGTCGCCAGTTGGATATCCGGCGCGTCTTGCGGGAGTTGGCCGAAGCGGAGGGCTTCCCTTACCTCGACGCCTGGTCGTACTTCGCCGCCAAGCCGCAACCGCTGGACTACGTGTGGCCCCACGACCCGGTTCACTTCAACGACGCCGGCCACGCGGACATGGCCCGGCTGTTGCAGCGCGCGCTTATCGAAAACGACTTACTGTGA
- a CDS encoding glycosyltransferase family 2 protein: MKLSIIMPVYNEEATLEEIIRQVMAVDLDKELIIVDDGSTDGTIAILKEKIESLAGVRVFYHEKNRGKGAAIRTGKQHITGDIALIQDADLEYDPNDYTTLIEPITAGKADVVYGSRFLGKHRAFLFWHYLGNRFLTFVTNLLYNTTLTDMETCYKVFKADILKDMAIRSDRFDFEPEITAKVFKAGHKVFEVPIYYSGRDFEEGKKITWRDGFRALWTIIKFRFVD, translated from the coding sequence ATGAAACTCTCGATTATCATGCCCGTCTACAACGAAGAAGCGACCCTCGAGGAAATCATTCGCCAGGTGATGGCGGTTGATCTCGACAAGGAGCTGATCATCGTCGACGACGGTTCCACTGACGGCACGATCGCGATCCTCAAGGAAAAGATCGAATCGCTCGCGGGCGTGCGCGTGTTCTATCACGAGAAAAACCGCGGCAAAGGCGCCGCGATCCGTACCGGCAAGCAGCACATCACCGGCGATATCGCGCTGATTCAGGACGCCGACCTCGAATACGACCCCAACGACTACACCACGCTGATCGAGCCCATCACCGCCGGCAAGGCGGATGTCGTTTACGGCAGCCGTTTTCTGGGCAAGCACCGCGCGTTCTTGTTTTGGCACTACCTCGGCAACCGCTTCCTGACCTTCGTGACAAACCTGCTTTACAACACCACGCTGACCGACATGGAAACCTGCTACAAGGTTTTCAAGGCCGACATCCTCAAAGACATGGCGATCCGCTCCGACCGTTTCGACTTCGAGCCCGAGATCACCGCCAAGGTCTTCAAGGCCGGGCACAAAGTGTTCGAAGTGCCGATCTACTATTCCGGCCGCGATTTTGAAGAAGGCAAGAAAATCACGTGGCGCGACGGCTTTCGCGCCTTGTGGACGATAATCAAATTCCGTTTCGTCGATTAG
- a CDS encoding PrsW family glutamic-type intramembrane protease encodes MLQYTLAAALVPALFLVWFFYRADLRPEPPKVIWITFFLGVASTFAVLAVLLPVKYLFGDFEDLANPLWGSVGEAFCSAAIPEELLKFCVLFFFAARHRAFDEPMDGIVYGATASLGFAALENVLYTLSGGMVVAIMRALTAVPAHACFGAVMGYYLGQAKFRSGASRFYFLPAALIWPIVLHGLYDFPLMLANRIDSASGLAEFGMFSASMLVLILGAVWTLLLVRKLNHAQRAELGMERPARPSLFDTSRKAKPAAPAPAVATGIPVAPAPVGGVRIGPPPPVPRRAATDAWTIMMLIGGAILGTIGALLTLVAIVGVIAEPPSGGDDVLVIGCVSFMALVPSVGGVVLFVLGLRRMRK; translated from the coding sequence ATGTTGCAGTACACCTTGGCTGCGGCGCTGGTACCGGCGCTGTTTCTCGTTTGGTTTTTCTATCGTGCGGACCTACGGCCGGAGCCGCCGAAGGTGATATGGATCACTTTCTTTTTAGGCGTCGCCTCGACCTTCGCCGTGTTGGCGGTGCTTTTACCGGTCAAATACTTGTTTGGCGATTTCGAGGATCTGGCCAATCCGCTCTGGGGCAGCGTAGGGGAGGCGTTTTGCTCCGCCGCGATTCCTGAAGAACTCCTCAAGTTTTGTGTGCTGTTTTTCTTCGCCGCCCGCCACCGCGCGTTCGACGAGCCCATGGACGGCATCGTGTACGGCGCCACGGCGTCGCTGGGTTTTGCGGCGCTGGAAAACGTGTTGTACACGCTGTCGGGCGGGATGGTCGTGGCGATCATGCGGGCGCTGACCGCGGTGCCGGCGCACGCCTGCTTCGGCGCGGTCATGGGATACTATTTGGGGCAGGCGAAATTCCGTTCGGGGGCCAGTCGCTTCTACTTCTTACCCGCAGCGCTCATCTGGCCGATCGTCTTGCACGGGCTGTACGATTTTCCGCTCATGTTGGCGAACCGGATCGATTCGGCGTCGGGCCTGGCCGAATTCGGGATGTTTTCGGCATCGATGCTCGTGTTGATCCTCGGCGCCGTGTGGACGTTGTTGCTGGTGCGGAAACTTAATCACGCGCAACGCGCGGAGTTGGGGATGGAACGCCCCGCGCGTCCCTCATTATTCGATACATCCAGAAAAGCCAAACCGGCGGCGCCGGCCCCGGCGGTTGCGACAGGCATTCCCGTGGCACCGGCCCCGGTGGGCGGCGTGAGGATCGGACCGCCTCCACCGGTACCGCGCCGGGCCGCCACCGATGCCTGGACCATCATGATGTTGATCGGCGGGGCGATATTGGGCACGATCGGCGCTTTGCTGACGCTGGTGGCCATTGTCGGTGTGATCGCCGAGCCACCGAGCGGCGGCGATGACGTGTTGGTCATCGGCTGCGTTTCGTTCATGGCGCTGGTGCCCAGCGTCGGCGGCGTGGTGTTATTCGTGTTGGGCCTGCGTCGCATGCGGAAATAG
- a CDS encoding 3-hydroxybutyryl-CoA dehydrogenase — protein sequence MSIQTIFVVGAGQMGHGIAQVAAGKGKTVLLHDISQELADKGKAAVSKGLDRQVKKERITAEQKDALLANIQAVSDLSLAKDADLVIEAAVENLDIKKKVFMELDQVCRPDVILATNTSSQSITAIAAATARPEKVIGMHFFNPVPVMKLIEIVRGLATSDDTYKAIYDLSLELGKTPAEVADYPGFISNRILMPMINEAVYCLYEGIADAEAIDTVMKLGMNHPMGPLTLADLIGLDTCLFIMERLYTGFSDAKYRPCPLLIKMVEAGRLGRKTGQGFYKY from the coding sequence ATGAGCATTCAGACGATTTTTGTAGTCGGTGCCGGCCAAATGGGTCACGGCATCGCGCAGGTCGCCGCCGGAAAGGGTAAAACCGTCCTGCTGCACGACATCAGTCAAGAACTCGCCGACAAGGGCAAAGCCGCGGTCAGCAAGGGCTTGGACCGCCAAGTGAAAAAGGAAAGGATCACCGCCGAACAGAAAGACGCGCTGTTGGCCAACATCCAGGCCGTCAGCGATCTCTCGCTGGCCAAAGACGCCGACCTGGTTATCGAGGCCGCCGTCGAGAATCTCGATATCAAGAAAAAAGTCTTCATGGAACTCGACCAGGTCTGCCGTCCTGACGTGATCCTGGCCACCAACACGTCAAGCCAGTCCATCACCGCCATTGCCGCGGCGACCGCGCGCCCGGAAAAAGTCATCGGCATGCACTTTTTCAATCCCGTGCCGGTCATGAAGTTGATCGAAATCGTACGCGGCCTGGCCACTTCGGACGATACCTACAAAGCCATCTACGACCTCTCCCTTGAACTGGGCAAAACACCGGCCGAGGTCGCCGACTACCCCGGTTTCATTTCCAACCGCATCCTCATGCCGATGATCAACGAGGCGGTCTATTGCCTCTACGAAGGCATCGCCGACGCCGAGGCGATCGATACCGTCATGAAACTGGGCATGAACCACCCCATGGGGCCGCTCACGCTCGCCGACCTGATCGGCCTGGATACCTGCCTGTTCATCATGGAGAGGCTCTACACCGGCTTTAGCGACGCCAAATATCGTCCGTGCCCGCTATTGATCAAAATGGTGGAAGCAGGTCGCCTCGGTCGCAAAACCGGCCAAGGGTTCTACAAGTACTAG
- a CDS encoding FYDLN acid domain-containing protein — translation MAKKDFGKLHICGECGTKFFDFNSEGRTCPKCGLAESGEPRKKPVSPKKTVEKPKRENFDEIDDLDDIDGDYDGEFDEELDGDFPAADEVSDKPDADAGNDSTDDSDGGDGKTK, via the coding sequence ATGGCGAAAAAGGACTTTGGCAAACTGCACATCTGTGGCGAGTGTGGAACCAAATTTTTCGACTTCAACAGCGAGGGTCGGACATGTCCGAAATGCGGCCTTGCGGAATCCGGTGAGCCGCGCAAGAAGCCGGTCTCGCCGAAGAAAACCGTCGAGAAACCGAAGCGCGAAAACTTCGACGAGATTGATGATCTAGACGACATCGATGGGGATTACGACGGAGAATTCGACGAAGAATTAGACGGTGATTTTCCCGCCGCCGACGAAGTCAGCGACAAGCCGGATGCCGACGCCGGCAACGATTCAACCGACGACAGCGACGGCGGCGACGGGAAAACGAAGTAG
- the dnaK gene encoding molecular chaperone DnaK, with protein MSKIIGIDLGTTNSVVAVMEGNEAKVIVNSEGGRTTPSVVAFTKDGEKLVGTVAKHQAVSNPENTIFSIKRFMGRRVAEVTEERSFVPYNIVSGPNGDVRIEVDGKQYSPPEISAMILQKLRSAAEDYLGQKVSEAVITVPAYFNDSQRQATKDAGTIAGLTVRRIINEPTAAALAYGLDKKENKVIAVYDFGGGTFDISILEVGEGVVEVKATNGDTHLGGDNLDHRVIEWLVAEFKKEQGIDLSQDKMALQRLKEAAEKAKVELSTASSTKINLPFVTADAAGPKHLDFDLTRSKLEQLIDDLVERTRRPVEQALADAKMTPSDIDEVVLVGGSTRVPKVQELVKSVFGREPHRGVNPDEVVAVGAAIQGGVLAGDVKDVLLLDVTPLSLGIETLGGVMTRLIERNTTIPTQKKETFSTASDSQTSVEIHVMQGERELARDNRTLGKFHLTGIPPAPRGVPQIEVSFDIDVNGIMSVSARDIATSQQQSITITSSSGLNKDEVEKMVHDAEAHAEDDKQRRESIDLRNQADSLCYQTEKLLQENREAVGEPEAGNIEAAVAELRKALEGEDVADIKAKMEVLTQASHKLAEAMYQRASAEAAGDSGGDAAPGAEPESGKAASGGDDVIDAEIVDEN; from the coding sequence ATGAGTAAGATTATCGGCATCGACCTGGGAACAACAAACTCGGTCGTGGCGGTGATGGAAGGCAACGAAGCCAAAGTCATTGTCAACTCGGAAGGTGGACGTACGACTCCTTCAGTCGTGGCTTTTACCAAGGACGGCGAGAAGCTGGTCGGCACAGTTGCCAAGCACCAAGCCGTATCCAATCCGGAAAACACGATTTTTTCGATTAAGAGGTTTATGGGGCGCCGCGTCGCTGAAGTGACCGAGGAGCGGAGCTTCGTACCGTATAATATCGTGAGTGGTCCCAACGGCGACGTGCGCATCGAGGTCGACGGGAAGCAGTACAGCCCGCCTGAAATCAGCGCGATGATTCTGCAGAAACTGCGCAGCGCGGCCGAAGACTATCTTGGTCAAAAGGTGAGCGAAGCCGTCATCACCGTGCCCGCTTATTTTAACGACAGCCAACGCCAAGCCACGAAGGACGCCGGTACGATTGCTGGCTTGACCGTGCGGCGCATCATCAACGAGCCCACGGCGGCCGCGTTGGCGTACGGCCTGGATAAAAAAGAGAACAAAGTGATCGCGGTCTACGACTTCGGCGGCGGCACCTTCGACATTTCGATTCTGGAAGTCGGCGAAGGCGTGGTGGAGGTTAAGGCCACCAACGGCGACACCCATCTGGGCGGCGACAATTTGGATCACCGCGTGATTGAGTGGCTCGTCGCCGAGTTCAAGAAAGAGCAAGGCATCGATCTGTCGCAGGACAAGATGGCGCTGCAGCGCCTGAAGGAAGCGGCCGAGAAGGCGAAGGTCGAATTGTCGACAGCCAGTTCGACGAAGATCAACTTGCCCTTCGTGACGGCCGACGCCGCGGGACCGAAGCACTTGGACTTTGATCTGACGCGCTCGAAATTGGAGCAGTTGATCGACGACTTGGTCGAGCGGACCAGGCGCCCGGTGGAACAAGCGCTTGCCGACGCGAAGATGACGCCGTCGGATATCGACGAAGTTGTGCTCGTCGGCGGCAGCACCCGCGTACCGAAAGTGCAGGAACTGGTCAAAAGCGTCTTCGGGCGCGAACCGCACCGCGGCGTGAATCCGGACGAAGTCGTGGCCGTGGGCGCGGCGATTCAAGGCGGCGTGTTGGCCGGCGACGTCAAGGACGTACTGCTGCTGGATGTCACGCCCTTGTCGCTGGGAATCGAGACATTGGGCGGCGTGATGACGCGGCTGATCGAGCGCAACACGACGATCCCGACGCAGAAAAAGGAAACGTTCTCCACGGCCTCGGATAGCCAAACGAGCGTGGAAATTCACGTGATGCAGGGAGAGCGCGAACTCGCCCGGGACAATCGCACGTTGGGCAAATTCCACCTCACCGGAATTCCGCCCGCGCCGCGCGGTGTGCCGCAGATCGAAGTCAGCTTCGATATCGACGTGAACGGCATTATGTCGGTTTCGGCGAGAGACATCGCCACAAGCCAGCAGCAGTCGATTACGATCACGAGTTCGTCAGGCTTGAATAAAGACGAAGTGGAGAAGATGGTTCACGACGCCGAGGCGCACGCGGAAGACGACAAGCAGCGGCGCGAGTCGATCGACCTGCGAAACCAGGCCGATTCGCTGTGCTACCAAACCGAGAAGCTGCTTCAAGAGAACCGCGAGGCGGTTGGCGAGCCCGAGGCCGGAAATATCGAAGCGGCCGTCGCCGAATTACGTAAAGCGCTCGAGGGCGAGGACGTCGCCGATATTAAGGCGAAGATGGAAGTGCTTACGCAGGCGTCGCACAAATTAGCCGAAGCCATGTACCAGAGAGCCTCCGCGGAAGCGGCGGGCGATTCAGGCGGCGACGCGGCGCCGGGTGCAGAACCGGAATCGGGTAAGGCCGCCAGTGGTGGCGACGATGTGATCGACGCGGAGATTGTCGACGAAAATTGA
- a CDS encoding DnaJ C-terminal domain-containing protein: MAGRRDYYDVLGVPRGAEMKDIRSAYKKLAKKFHPDLNPDDKEAEARFKEISEAYAVLSNPEARKKYDQFGHQGPQAGGFDFSGFDFRNMSGGFSSQGETFFGSFGDILSDLLGGRGARGPRGRRPSRGDPFGGFDPSGIGGFEDGGFRGRRPPQELRLKLNIDFILAAQGGVTKIHLAVGGQNQEITTRIPAGMSTGQVIRLKGKGPGGTDLLLELEVGEHPVFTRDGLNLRCTVPITIAEAVLGAKVRVPTLEGEATITIPPGTQGGQTLRLRGRGVRKSNKQKGDLFVNVKIAVPKKVNDKSKALIQTFDKDNPMHPRADIKE; this comes from the coding sequence TTGGCCGGGAGACGTGATTACTACGACGTGTTGGGAGTGCCTCGCGGCGCCGAGATGAAGGATATTCGTTCGGCGTACAAGAAACTTGCGAAGAAATTCCACCCTGACTTAAATCCGGACGACAAGGAAGCCGAAGCGCGTTTCAAGGAAATCTCGGAAGCGTACGCGGTGTTGTCGAATCCGGAGGCGCGCAAAAAGTACGACCAATTCGGCCATCAAGGGCCGCAGGCCGGCGGTTTCGACTTTTCCGGATTCGATTTTCGCAACATGAGCGGCGGATTTTCCTCGCAAGGCGAAACCTTTTTCGGATCCTTCGGCGACATCTTGTCGGACTTGCTCGGCGGGCGGGGCGCGAGGGGCCCGCGCGGCCGGCGACCGTCGCGGGGCGATCCCTTCGGCGGCTTCGATCCCTCCGGAATCGGCGGATTCGAGGACGGCGGCTTTCGCGGCCGGCGACCGCCGCAAGAATTGCGGTTGAAGCTGAATATCGACTTCATCTTGGCGGCGCAGGGCGGGGTGACGAAAATCCATCTGGCGGTTGGCGGGCAGAATCAGGAAATCACGACGCGGATTCCGGCCGGTATGAGTACGGGACAAGTCATTCGGCTGAAGGGCAAGGGCCCCGGCGGGACCGATCTACTCTTAGAATTGGAGGTCGGCGAGCACCCGGTTTTCACGCGGGATGGTTTAAACCTGCGGTGTACCGTGCCGATCACGATCGCCGAGGCCGTGCTTGGCGCGAAGGTGCGGGTGCCGACCCTGGAGGGCGAAGCGACAATTACGATCCCGCCGGGCACGCAAGGCGGCCAAACCCTTCGCTTGCGGGGACGAGGCGTGCGCAAGAGCAATAAGCAAAAAGGGGATTTGTTCGTCAACGTAAAAATTGCCGTACCGAAAAAGGTGAACGACAAATCCAAGGCGCTGATCCAAACTTTTGACAAAGATAATCCGATGCATCCGCGAGCGGACATCAAGGAGTAG
- a CDS encoding nucleotide exchange factor GrpE has translation MAEEKGKPKASKTNGADQERAADTVAAEEAPVEAPSDEEAGDPGDWQARYIRLAADMDNFRKRTERELASRHEAGLARAVMEFLPVLDSLDRSLESAPAGQDEAWRTGVEKIHQQFLEALTRIGVQPISAEGGSALDPRIHEVLATQPSTDIEAEKILQTFQVGYTLNERLLRPAKVIVAVAPPDNQSQE, from the coding sequence ATGGCGGAAGAGAAGGGAAAGCCGAAGGCGTCGAAAACCAACGGGGCCGATCAGGAGCGCGCGGCCGACACCGTCGCGGCGGAGGAGGCTCCGGTCGAGGCGCCGTCGGACGAGGAGGCGGGCGATCCAGGGGATTGGCAGGCTCGTTACATACGCCTGGCGGCCGACATGGACAATTTCCGCAAGCGCACGGAGCGCGAACTGGCGTCCCGGCACGAAGCGGGCCTCGCGCGGGCGGTGATGGAATTTCTGCCGGTGCTCGATTCCCTCGATCGATCTTTGGAAAGCGCCCCGGCCGGACAGGACGAAGCTTGGCGGACTGGCGTGGAGAAGATTCACCAGCAGTTTCTAGAGGCATTGACCCGAATTGGCGTGCAACCGATTTCCGCCGAGGGCGGCTCGGCGTTGGATCCGCGGATTCACGAAGTATTAGCGACGCAGCCGTCGACGGATATCGAGGCAGAAAAGATTTTGCAGACGTTTCAGGTCGGATATACATTGAATGAAAGGTTGCTGCGGCCGGCGAAGGTAATCGTCGCTGTGGCCCCACCCGATAATCAGTCACAGGAGTAG
- a CDS encoding DUF1844 domain-containing protein yields MASDATKKDKPVSEQEMAKDGEVSGEHEKEQFEEDCEPCETDFRSLPPIDFTSFVFSLSTSTMIYLGVLPETEGVESKVDLAMAKQHIDILGMLQERTKGNLTQEEADFLERSLYDLRLRFVTACSE; encoded by the coding sequence ATGGCGTCCGATGCAACGAAAAAAGACAAGCCGGTGTCAGAACAGGAAATGGCGAAAGACGGGGAAGTATCTGGCGAACACGAAAAAGAGCAATTCGAAGAGGATTGCGAGCCTTGTGAGACCGATTTTCGTTCTTTGCCGCCGATTGATTTTACTTCCTTCGTTTTTTCGTTATCGACCAGCACCATGATTTACCTCGGGGTGTTGCCGGAGACGGAAGGCGTTGAGTCCAAGGTCGACTTGGCGATGGCCAAGCAGCACATTGATATCCTCGGTATGCTGCAGGAAAGGACGAAGGGTAATCTGACGCAAGAGGAAGCGGACTTCCTGGAACGATCGCTGTACGACCTCCGTTTGCGTTTTGTGACCGCTTGTTCTGAGTAG
- a CDS encoding Do family serine endopeptidase: MKITVAARAALAVSLFTIILLFAVPAQAEVPSFADLVKAAAPAVVNIDVSKDAPRRPGLFTPHKDRVQQGQGSGFIIDPEGYIVTNNHVVRDSAQIVVRLSDKRAFPAKIIGTDPKTDLALLKIEESGLPYLRFGDSEQLEVGEWVVAIGNPLGFSHTVTAGIVSAKGRWIGATQYDDFIQTDASINPGNSGGPLLNTSGEVVGINTLIAAGQGLGFAIPSNLARHIIGQLQEAGSVARAWLGVQHQQVTPELAASFGLDRPRGALVRQVVADSPAKKAGIESGDIIVEFDGRSVEDSRDLPIMVSNMPIGKRVSVVVVRNGREKSLKVTLGDLDRAITSLSPAEPQKPTHKKHEVLGMLLADITPPVARKLGVPPGRGVLIQRVNPLGSAAQKGLAQEDIIVKINGVKVKSVAKVVASISALPEGALVRFFVQRGDFTFFATLTR; this comes from the coding sequence ATGAAGATCACCGTCGCGGCACGGGCCGCGTTGGCAGTGAGCCTTTTTACGATAATCCTGCTATTCGCAGTGCCGGCGCAGGCCGAAGTCCCAAGTTTCGCGGACCTGGTTAAAGCGGCGGCTCCCGCGGTCGTGAACATCGACGTGTCGAAAGACGCCCCGCGCCGTCCGGGTCTCTTCACGCCCCACAAAGACCGCGTTCAGCAAGGGCAGGGTTCGGGGTTCATCATCGATCCCGAGGGCTACATCGTCACCAACAATCACGTGGTGCGTGACTCGGCGCAGATCGTTGTGCGGCTTTCGGACAAGCGCGCTTTCCCGGCGAAGATCATCGGTACCGATCCGAAGACTGATTTGGCCCTGCTGAAAATCGAAGAGTCGGGCTTGCCGTACCTGCGTTTCGGCGACAGCGAGCAGTTGGAAGTTGGAGAATGGGTCGTGGCGATCGGCAATCCGTTGGGCTTTTCGCACACGGTGACGGCGGGGATCGTTTCGGCCAAGGGACGTTGGATCGGCGCGACGCAATACGACGATTTCATTCAGACCGACGCGTCGATCAATCCGGGAAATTCCGGAGGGCCGCTGCTCAACACGAGCGGTGAAGTTGTCGGTATCAATACGTTGATCGCGGCGGGCCAGGGCCTCGGGTTCGCCATTCCCAGCAACTTGGCGCGGCACATCATCGGGCAACTCCAAGAAGCGGGGTCGGTCGCGCGCGCCTGGTTGGGAGTGCAACACCAGCAGGTGACGCCTGAACTGGCGGCGAGCTTTGGTTTGGACCGACCGCGCGGCGCGTTGGTGCGACAGGTCGTGGCCGATAGCCCCGCGAAAAAAGCGGGCATCGAAAGCGGCGACATCATCGTGGAATTCGACGGGCGCTCCGTCGAAGATTCACGGGACCTGCCGATCATGGTTTCGAATATGCCGATCGGCAAACGCGTTTCGGTCGTAGTCGTGCGCAACGGACGCGAGAAATCGCTGAAGGTCACGCTGGGCGATCTGGACCGGGCGATCACGAGCCTGAGCCCCGCCGAACCGCAGAAACCCACGCACAAAAAGCACGAAGTGCTGGGTATGTTGTTGGCCGACATCACGCCGCCGGTCGCCCGCAAGCTGGGTGTGCCGCCGGGACGCGGTGTGCTTATTCAGCGGGTCAATCCGCTTGGATCCGCGGCGCAGAAGGGGTTGGCGCAAGAAGATATCATCGTGAAAATTAACGGTGTGAAGGTCAAATCGGTCGCGAAAGTTGTGGCGAGCATCTCGGCCCTGCCGGAGGGCGCTTTGGTGCGCTTTTTCGTCCAACGTGGTGATTTTACGTTTTTTGCGACGCTGACTCGCTAA